The Cutaneotrichosporon cavernicola HIS019 DNA, chromosome: 3 region CAAAGCGTACTACGGCTTCGACTCCAAGACCTCACAGGGGAGTAGCAGTCAACAAACATCCCGAGTTGTCTTGAGGAGTTCCTATCCCGCCACTTCTTTGAATCAGCCACCCGATCGACGCGAGAGCCGACAGCTGCATGACGTCGTGGTACCCCCGCGGACAGGCAATCTGCCCAATCGCTCCTCTCGATCCAGCGTGTACAGCACATCCATCGCCACAGCTTCTTCCAGTCGGCAACACTCGCCCTTTCCGCAAGAGATTCCCACCCAAcaccgcctcgccccaTCGTCTAGCAACCCCAACCGTCTCTCCGCATCAAGCGACATGAGCGCAAGTGACGCCAACCGCCTATCGACCGGAAGCCTCGGATCATCTGGAATCACGGCCCCCGCATACCACTCCCAGCCGAAGAACCCCTCCCGCTTACGAGAGACAGTCATCTATTCCGCCTACGATGCCCACATGgccgccaaccccgaggATTTCGAACCGGTCCGCGATCCCGAGCGCGATCCCGATGTCCCGGTCCCTGACAAGTTGTGTGACAACCACTCGGACACGAGTCCGGCCATCACCGTCACTCGACCAAACACCTCCTCACAAGGCCACGACCCACTTACCTCGAGCACCTGGCTGCTCGGGACCTTGGGGCACCGATCTACTTCCCATGCGTCCAGAATCCGTGGTCGTAGCCGTCCCACGTCGCTCGTCTCCAACTATTCGAGCCGCCCGTCCTCGTTCGCGGTATTCGCAGCACTCGATGACCTGCAAGAGGTTCTCGCAGCGCCAAGCCTAACCCCTGACGTGATCCAGACCCTGCAGACACGCATCGCTGCTCTCCACTTCCTCGCTCGTCCACCGGCTGAAAGCCTCCCACTTACGCCTCCACCCAGCGACGATTCCACCCCATCGCTTCCTGCTTTGTCTATCCATTCGGACTCGCATAGCGCCCTTGACCCCTCGAGCCCTCGTAGGAGCCTTCCTCTCCGCGGtcgacacgctcgcgcCTAGGTCTACCCGGGCTATGCTCGACCCCATCGCTAACTATATAGATCCGTGTGGAGAAAACCACAAGGACCGCGTTATAAAACTTCATCGTGGATAGCATTCCATGACTTACTTCTGTAGTATCGAGGGATGATGGATTAGTATGTGGCATCGTCGGTACGATGGGCTCGCCAGATTACTGTATATGCCCTTGGACAATCGTGATTTTGAGGGGACTGAACACGCTCGGTCTTTGGGAGACGATTTGGTGGTTAGTCACGTGGCCCCACTTAGATAACGCGTCGCATCGAGATGACAATGTAAGCTGTCCCAGGCGACCCTGGCCAATCGGAACGCCCAACGACGTCATGGCCAGTCACCGAACCCCACTGTTCACCATTACTCATTCTCTGTCAACTCGTGGCGACTTGTCATCACATACCCTCGCCATGCAAGTTGTCAAGCAGCTGACGTCGCTTGAGCCGGCTGCGATCGAGGGTCTGGCCAAGCTGCTCGCCTCGTGCTTTGACTTGAACGACGACCTCTACGCCGCTCTGTACGGCTCTGTACTGGACCCCGAGGCGTTTCTCGACCTCTACTTCCGCAGCCGGGGATATGAgagcgtgcgcgacgacgaggtatACGTcgtggaggcggcgggcttGATCGTCGCTGCGGCGGTGGTTGTTCCTCCTGGACCAAAGCAGTGAGATTTATCACGGGTTTGGTTAATGGCAGAAAGCGGGCGGATACACCTTACTCGGACGAGCTGAGGCGCAATACGCCTGACGATGTTGCGGATAAACAGAAACTGGTGAGTTTATTTGGCTATAGACGCTAATCCAGTTCCACGAGGTCGTGGATGAGCTGGAGACGGAGGCGTTTGGGGACGAGACGTACTACGTCTCGTTCATCGGCGTTGCTCATTGGGCGCGCGGGAAGGGCTTGGCCGGCGCCATCCTCCGCCATGTCCTTAATAGGGCGCGCGCGGATGGCCGCCTGGTGACTCTCACCACGACAACCAAGGGAAATGTGAGTCGGCCCAGTGTTGGACCAGTTCAGCAAAAGAGAACTGATTGCAGATCCCGATGTACGAAAAGTTCGGTTTCAAGGTCATTCAGACGGCAGAGGTCACGCTGGCCCGGACGCGCCTGGACATCTGGGCGATGGACAATGCCGAGTCCGAAGGACACTTGTAGACGGTTGCCCAGATGCTCGGCCCACTGGTGCACCGGCCGGCAAGCTGCAAGCTGCAAGGTGGACTACGCTACATCGCATGTACAGTACTATCAGAAATCGTATGATTGTCGAGATACATTCGTTCCTTCCGTCTTAAAAGCGTTCATCGCCGAAAGGGTTCCAGTCGTCCAGATCGAAATCGCCGTGGTCCTCTTCAAGCCACGTTTCACGGTCCTTGAAATACACCTTGCACAGTGCATCCTGTACTGCCTCCTCTCCCATGCCACCAATCCTCGGGGATTCACGTAGGTATTCCGTCACCTTGCCGTAGAACCACTTCTCCACCTCTGCGGCGTTGTCCGCGCCAGACTTGAGCGGACGCACAAATGGCATGCCAATATCCGGCCCAGCCACCTCGTCAAGTCCAACAAGGGTCAACGTCAGGTGGTCGAGAGCACATAGGAGGCGGCTCACGACGTGGGTGAGGTATCCGAACCGACTCTGCACGGCGTTCCCAAAGCGCCGATCCGCGGAAAACCCTGCTTCGGGCCAATACCCGTGCTGGCAAAACACTACCGTCACAGACTTGAGGTTTGGGCCGGGTACGAACATGAGAAAACTACGCCCGACTTCGTGGATGGGAACGAAGAGTGTGAGATCCTCCGTCCCAGGCCAAACACGCGGAACCGATGAGATGGGATGGCGATGTGTCACTAGCCACTGCATGATTGGATTAAGAGGGGCCGAGGCAACCCCACCAACAGCAGGTGCAAGTGGAAGTGAAAGGGCCCCCATTACTGGGGCTAGGGACGGATGCACATTGAAACCTGCAGGTGGAAACGGGGACCCGGGACGATGCAGGTCTTCGACTTCGAGGGTAGTGAAGACCTTCTTTGCAGGTGGAAGCTGTTGGACCCGCCGTCCACTCCAGTCTGCTCGAACACGTGCTACCTCCAACCTCTTAAATGCAGAGTAGTCTCCGTCTGGAAATGCGTTGCCGATCACGTCCAGAACTCGTACCTTGTGGGCCGCCTTGAAGGCTGCTGCAGGAGTCAGACCAGGCCCACATAGGCAATCGTCGCCAAGACACAAGGGGCGGCTAGGCTTCCAGCTCGGGAAGTCCGACTCGTACTCCCATGGCTCCAGGCAATACTCGTGGGTGACGCCGGCAAATGTGGTTGCGCCGTACATGGTACGGGTGACACGGAGGTGGCGGGAGAGTTGCAGTTCAGCTTGGGCGCGGACGTAGCGCGAGACGTCGTGGAGATTGAccagggcgaggatgggaGCAAGTTCGATGATGCGGTCGAGGATGTGGGGGAAGCGGCTTCCATCCAGGGTTGGTGGATTTGGGGAAGTATTCGGCGAATGCTGTACGTCGTTGTGATCGCTCATGGTAAAGTTGGCGTTACAGTCGTCGACAGGGTGAGTGGgagcgtcggcgtccaTGCGAACTGGAGGCGGATGGAGACGGGCGGAGTGGATGCTGCGCTGTTGAGAGAATGTCGAACAGAGAAAGAGGTCTTTTTTACCTTATGAATGAAGGACAAAATTGAGATGATGCAGGATGAAGATGAGAGATGCTGAATGAGAGAGAAATTTGTTGAAGTAGTCAAGTCGTAACGGTCACACCTATGGAGTCGACTCAACGCAATTGCCGTTTCGAGAGCCGTCTCAAAAAAGAGTAAAATACAATGATAAAATGCAAGACGTCAATTCATTCGGCGAAAGCCACAGCGTCAAGCCATCAGACCGCTGCGGTCTAGGCCCAGCACTCGGGGCAGCACTCTGTGTCACCTCTCGATCCCATTAATGGCTGCGCACAGCCTCTGTAGACAACTCTCCCATTTAGTCACAACTCTCATTCGAGCGCCACATCGCCTGTCTTCCGTTAATTGATTGAAGCCGTCAAAGTGTCCTTACATGACCGCCATCTCATATGCGGACAACTGAATCAGACACGTTTGGGTCTCCGGTGGGATTCCACGACGTCAACACCCCGTCATTGACCTCAGCCTTCCAAGCCGCATGGTCCAGAACTCGCACATTGTTGATCGCGCGTTCCGTTTTCTCTTCGGCCCAtccctcctcggccgcctggTGGCGGATCGCGCGGGTCATCTTGCGCAGAAATTTGGTCTTGAGGACGGAGCGAATGAAGTCTAGGATGTACTGTTGCCTAATGGAGGACCACCAGTCAAACGAGAACGCTTCTAGAATTtgctcgagcgtctcgggGTAAGAGGGAATGAGGTTGAAGCCAGGCCCAAAGTCGTCTTTGATGTTGACCAGCGTGAGACGAACTGTGTCTAGGTGAGGAATGACCCCTTCGATGAGGTCTGAAGGAACACCGAAGGAGTCAGAATGGCGCGGTTCCGATTCGATGACATACCGGGTGACGAATCCTACCAGGACCACGGTCACGGATCGAAGAGCGgcaccgaggacgagagcgcGTACGGTCGCCGCATGGCTGGTACGCCACACGGTAATCGAGACGTAGAGCGTCAGGCTTTCAAAGGTTGGCGGCAGGAAGGGAACGTTGAGACAGGATGGGAACTCGTCATAGTAGAGGCCCGAGAGACTCGTAGCGGCAAACAGATGGGGAACAGTGATAGGGGGCCCTTCGAGGAGCGCAAAAGGAGCGGAAGATGCTATGCGGAGTACCTTGACATTCGCGAGACCTTGAATTAGAGgggcaagctcctccttgacatCTCCGTTGAGGTCAAGAATGCGGACCCCAGGGCAAGCCTCGAGGCACCACTCTGCGGCGCGGCTCACATACGCCGCAGTCTTGATGAGCGGCGGTGTCCacttgtcgaggatgtcaTCAGAGTGTTCGTAAAACACAAAGACCGGTTTCCTGACTTGATCTTCGTCGACTTGGGTGTAGAAGCGGACGCCGTGGGTGGGTACATTGTCCGTACCAAAGTCGCGAATGGCTAGGCGATCGCACAGAACACGGTCCACTTGAGCGCGTacgctcgagctcacgcAGCGCCAGCGGACGAGAGACGAGTGTtcggagaagaggagaatGGTGTCGACGATGTGTGGGAAGCTGGCGCCATCGAGCCAGAATCCTGGCGGGGCCATCGTGCGGGTACAGGTTACAGGAAGGGTGATGGTGGTAGTGATGGAGGGGAAGGTAGAGTGATGTGAGGTGACAAATGCGTTGAGTGATTGGACGTCGAGCGGAGGCAGATCGAGGATGCGAACAGCAACCCGATGAGCCAGTGACCTGTGCTCATTTTGTGTGTATCGGTTCATGACACAGATcaggagatggagagagtACTGATGTCAGTGACACCACTGGATCATGTACTGACAGTTTCCATCAGACTGGCCACGGCAAGTGATTCTAGCCCATGCCACCCTCCATATCGGTACCCTACACTCTACTCGTCATCACTCACACGTTGTCAACAGGATCGTGGGTCCAGAGTGCTTGTGGAACAGTGGAACACCGCCGTGGCTGTGCGAGTGTGTGGCCCACAAGTGCCAGAGCCAGATAATGTCAGGGAAGTCGTCAAACAGTTCTGCTTAGGGAGAGTACGAGTCTGCTGTCTGCTCGTAGAACGCGAATCatgggagtgggagtgcCTCGCTGTCCGCGACGTTACAGAGGTAGGAACCTGGCATGCGTcgggagggcggcgagcggacgacgaggtgctcaaCGCACCGGCGGACGGAGTGGCCTTGGTTTGTATACGGTAATGCAGTCCACCAAATCAAATGTTTGGTCCCTCTTGCTAATCGGCAACCTAATCTCGGTCATTCGAGTTGAACACCGGAGATTGCCGGTCTTGTTTGGTTCTGCTCGCGAGCGAGACAACTAGAGCGATAGAAGCACAACAGCATGCATAGACAACAATTACACCACATCGTACTGTACAAAAGCAACCAGGCTGTATCCAATTCGGCCCTTTAGGCGGAGGAACTCTTCCCGTGTCGTGCCCCGCGCGTCAACGCcgttgaccttgtcgagccCGACAATCATCGTCTTGCCTCGGATCTTGTCTGCTGGGATGTCGATATACCACCAGTCGCCATTATACTCCATGGGAAAGTAGTCGTCGTTCGTGTTTACCATCGCGAGTTGCGGGCCGCCCTTGGGAGTGACGACATTGTCACTCCAGTGATCGCACACCCATGGGACCTGGAAGCGGACTAGGCCTGCCTGCGAGAGTGCGCGcggctcgaggcggcgcatgGCTGGTTCTAGTCCCGTAGGGTCTAAGCCCTCATCGTATGCGTTCCCGCAGAACGTTGCCGGTTCGCCGCCGTTGTCGCAGATGTACTCCTCCCATGACATCTCTCGGCCGTCTTCCCGGAACTGCTCGCTTGGATTCTGGGGGAAGTGGCGGAGGCCGAAAGCGTCGTTGCTCTTAGTAAACTCATTCGGTTTCAGTTTCTGTTCCCACGCGTGATTGACCAGGCTCCCGGCTCCCCAGCACGCGTCGATCAGCTTCCACCGtccgtcgtcgaggactACCGCGTTCCACGCGTGGTTCGCGGTGAAGGGCGAGATCACACCTGCCCCAGGCGACTTGTAACCGAACCCCTTTCCGTGTCCGCTCACCCTCACACACTCCATCCCCGCTGCCTGCGCGATCGCTTCATACACGCGGGAGAACCCGTCACAGACACCCTTTCCGTTGCGGATCGTGTCCTCGGCGGTGTGACCGCGCGGGACGGTATTGGCCAAGAAGTTCGCCACATCGTACTCGATGTTGTGATGACACCAAGTGAAgatcgcgcgcgccttgtCCGCCAAGTACTCGAAAGGCGAGCAAAGGACGTCGGCCAAGTACGGGATGGGGTCGTGCGGCAGGTTCTCGCGGGGGTACTGTGCTGCTACTTCGTCCGGCTGCGTGTAGTCGCGGCACACTAGGCAGTTGAGGGGTGGCATGTTGATCGGTCCTCCGGCGGCTGGTGGAGCAGCAACCGCCGCGGGCGACGACTTCGGCCTAGAACCGAGGGGTACGGGGGGAGGACGTGAATGgagagggatgggaggTGGGCCATTGCTGGGATGAGATGTGGGAGCGGGCGGTGGAGAGGGACCTCGAAGAACGTTTGGCGGTAGAGTACGGCGGGCAAGTTCCGGTGCCGGCTTAGTCTTAGTGGgtgttggcgaggttgatAGAGTGTGATCTTCATGCTCGTCCtgttggcgagctgggaggcgcggcggcagTTCGGGCTTGCGACTGGGTAGCGGAGGTGTGGGGCGTGCCGGtggctcgagcgcctcgaggtcacCATCGCCGTTGACGTTGGGGCGCCGCTCAGGAATCGAGGGTGGAATCCGCCCAGCCGATGCGCTCGTTTCGACCGAAGGCCGTCGCGGGGAAAGTGCCAGCTCGGAGCTCGCCTTGCGTGCAggaagcggcggcggtgctgTGCGTTCTGGGGAATCCGGTATTCGAACAGGGTTATCGACGCTGGATGTCAGAACCGCAATCAGGACATGACTCACTTGtgggtggggaggtggcggcctggaagaggatgagctgGCTTATTCGCTTTGCTGGGAAGAGGGGGCTTTGGGGGCAGTGGGGGACggagcggcgtcggcgcatatgaggaggtggaggagacTGCGGACACAGGGGAGGGGTCACGGCACGGGATGGGGGCAAacttcttgggcttgggtggcggtgctTTCATGGGCACCGGCGCACTGCCCTGCTGAAGGTTGAGAGCGGCGATGCGGTCCTTGAGCGACGTGAAGACTGGTTCGTCGTCTGACATTGTCATGgtgagatgagatgggCAATGTTGATCATCAGCAGCTGAGGGCTGTGGGATGAGAGGCACTGTGTGAATGACGTCACGTGACTTGTACCCGTTCCTGGCACGGAATTGCTATTTCCCGCCTTCCAAAcgatggagatggagcgtGTTCGACCCCCAGATCTAGAAGCATTATGTTCATTCGCTACAGACCGTATGTACAGTCTCAAGATCCCAGTTTCCCACCAGAGACGTATGTAATAAGTACTGGACATTCAGGGTGAATGTGGTAGTAGACAACAACTGTTAAGTTATCAACCACACGCGATGGCTGAATGAACAGTCCTGTCAAAGTCGTTGCCATCCATGCCGCTCAGCGCAAGTCAGTGCCGTCAGCTGGTCATTATATCGTTAGACCGCACACTGCTGTCGTTTGGGGATCTTGGGAGCCGTTTGTGCGAGTCCATGGAGGATGGACAgtgaaggaaggtgacCTGATGCGTCACGATGCGTTGCGCCCGACAGGCTTATTTTGCTCCCGCTAAACCGCCTCAGTGCCCCGGTGACTCCACCAATGTACGCCTCTTTTGTCCTTTGGCTAAGCGTAGCATAAGTATCGATGGCAGCCCCCAGAACGCTATTTGATCGATATCTCGATACCATGCTCACATCCTCAAGCCTGGGTATCAGCTTGCGTCGGGACGTCATCTTTCAACTGTGTGTGTAGCGGCAGGGTGAAAGCAACGGGATGCACGGTTCGTCTTTCCGTGGAAAGTACAGAGTGCAGACAAAAACCAGAGGAATCAGTGAGCGGAGGACGCGaggcgtcggcgtggggAAGGGAGCTTGTGGCGCAGCTTTTTCACCATGCGTGTCTGCCTCGTGTTTCTGTCCATCTCATGCATGCAAGACTCTGGAACTCATCTCCTTTGTTTCCGAGAAGGAATGCAGAATATTCTCCAACGTTTCTTAGTGTAAAGGAGTAGAGGAAGGGATCACCTGCATGTGTCCTCGCTAACCAGGTCAGTCTGTGATGGAGGGAGGTGAGTGGGTGTGAACGAATTGAGGCGCCACAGTGTGTTTGGTCAATAATGCTCCCGCCCAAGTCTCAGACCGAAGATTGATCCACCTTCAGCCTCGTTGGTTCTCTCGATCTTTATATCCTTAAACCAAGATACTGTACCTGCCAGTTTCATCGAGAAGATGGGGCGGATTTGCTGACCCCGCTCTGCTGTGCTGTTGCTGAGTCGCGACAGTCCTCGGCGAttgaagaagaagacgatCCGCTTGTGAAACGCTGTCGAAGGATTGTATGTAGTGCGGGATTTGGGGAGCACTGATCATTAGCGCCCCCATCTAAATCCCTCTCCAACCAAAGTAGGTCAAACCAAACCACTTTCGCAACCTTGAGTCACTCTGCCTTTAAACAGCACACTCCCTTTCTTCTTTACTCACCTTCACCACATCTCCCTCATTCTTCTATCCACCCCACTCATCTTCATCGCTTGGATCTACCCTTCATCATCAAACACTTAGCATGTCTAGCATTCccaacgacctcggcgacgccgtgCTCATCAGCCTGCCTACTCTGCTCCGCAACGGCGACTTTCCCAACCCCGTTATCATGGCTGACAAGGTCAACCTCGATGGCGTCCCGTTTATCGAAATCAATTCCCACCGCCTAACCTACAAGAACCACCATATCATCGGGCTTATCGACTTATCAGGAAACATCGATGGTATTTGGGGAATTGCAGGTACATCATTCCCTCCGTCCACCGTTGATTCCAGTGCCGTTAGACCCGGACGAGCCTACCCCAGCTCTGATGCTCACTGAAACAGACTCGTGCATCATCGACCCTTCCTCTTATCCGGGAATCGTGGACCTCGTATTCGGGTatgccgacgccaaggcccgcctcgccctctggGGCACCCATCCGGCCCTCCAGGACCATCTCAACAGCCACTACTATAAGCACGTGGTTAAGAAGTGCAACGGCTTTACCTCGACCTCTGGCAAACCGCTTCCAATTGCGTCTCGCGGAGTGCCTACACTCGGGGGGGAATTTGAGCTGTTCAGCAACATTACCCACTACTGCCGCGTGTTCGACCTCGATTCGACGTGCGACCTAGAGTTGGTGAACGGCCTGCTGACCTCGGGACGTGTCTGCACCCTACGCGCGTACAACAATACCGACATCAGCCAGCTCAAAGTCCCCCCCTCAGTCGTTCTCAAATGCAACTGCGTCCCTTCACCAGACACGCCGGAACACTGGACTGGCACTTTCAATCTCACTCCACCCGGTAGAGTCCCCGCAACCGTGCGCTTGGTG contains the following coding sequences:
- a CDS encoding uncharacterized protein (Transglutaminase-like superfamily) — its product is MTMSDDEPVFTSLKDRIAALNLQQGSAPVPMKAPPPKPKKFAPIPCRDPSPVSAVSSTSSYAPTPLRPPLPPKPPLPSKANKPAHPLPGRHLPTHNVDNPVRIPDSPERTAPPPLPARKASSELALSPRRPSVETSASAGRIPPSIPERRPNVNGDGDLEALEPPARPTPPLPSRKPELPPRLPARQQDEHEDHTLSTSPTPTKTKPAPELARRTLPPNVLRGPSPPPAPTSHPSNGPPPIPLHSRPPPVPLGSRPKSSPAAVAAPPAAGGPINMPPLNCLVCRDYTQPDEVAAQYPRENLPHDPIPYLADVLCSPFEYLADKARAIFTWCHHNIEYDVANFLANTVPRGHTAEDTIRNGKGVCDGFSRVYEAIAQAAGMECVRVSGHGKGFGYKSPGAGVISPFTANHAWNAVVLDDGRWKLIDACWGAGSLVNHAWEQKLKPNEFTKSNDAFGLRHFPQNPSEQFREDGREMSWEEYICDNGGEPATFCGNAYDEGLDPTGLEPAMRRLEPRALSQAGLVRFQVPWVCDHWSDNVVTPKGGPQLAMVNTNDDYFPMEYNGDWWYIDIPADKIRGKTMIVGLDKVNGVDARGTTREEFLRLKGRIGYSLVAFVQYDVV